In a genomic window of Microscilla marina ATCC 23134:
- a CDS encoding leucine-rich repeat domain-containing protein → MSKLLMILFILVISLNLFTCGNKTVNHQTNDSLDLDHLKALRERYKKYKSGNIEYGLNNEGRISSLSFNKIPITDLPKEIYHFDQLEFLKFFSTNLKRIPDLTPFKHLENLYFISCKLSGKVFLPKSLGNLKELTITTSYNSKLSDIIFPKDCQIETLSLKGNDLKSINGSFSNLENLKCLDLARNQLKHIDVGYLKTINILILGGNPIKDTLLVKKMHKHINYISF, encoded by the coding sequence ATGAGCAAACTCTTAATGATACTGTTTATATTAGTAATTAGTTTGAACCTATTTACTTGTGGTAATAAGACCGTAAATCATCAAACTAACGATTCTTTAGATTTGGACCATCTAAAAGCTTTACGTGAGCGCTATAAAAAATACAAATCAGGCAACATTGAATATGGGTTGAATAATGAAGGGCGAATTTCTTCATTGTCTTTTAATAAGATACCCATAACTGATTTACCCAAAGAAATATATCACTTTGACCAACTTGAGTTTCTTAAGTTTTTCAGCACAAATTTGAAAAGGATTCCGGATTTGACTCCTTTCAAGCATTTAGAAAACTTGTACTTCATTAGTTGCAAATTGAGTGGAAAAGTTTTTTTGCCCAAGTCGTTAGGAAATTTAAAAGAATTGACAATAACAACTTCCTATAATTCAAAATTAAGTGATATAATATTTCCCAAAGATTGCCAAATAGAAACATTATCTCTGAAAGGTAATGATCTAAAATCAATCAACGGTTCGTTCTCAAATCTTGAAAATCTTAAATGTTTGGATTTAGCACGAAATCAGTTAAAACATATAGATGTTGGTTATTTGAAAACTATAAATATTCTTATACTTGGGGGAAATCCAATCAAGGATACTTTATTGGTCAAGAAAATGCATAAACATATTAACTATATCAGTTTCTAG
- a CDS encoding RHS repeat-associated core domain-containing protein, translating into MGNLRVAFREGEKKTYRADFDYFSVHQQAGIEYDEVVRVPHPMGNGYAAKLGGSTASLGPWKTLKVSKGDRISSEVYAYIKEASNEGEGGEFGLFLGTLARSSQSSGETTHAENLRTLQIGLRFTPPNPSSQSSGLPNAYLRYVLYDETGTKALRSGRVFVTTAAKTHWERLHFDYEVPVNGVLQIYIANETEDEPVYFDDMVVEHTPQLIVQENHYYPFGMNLRGIEKQGMPEHKYLYNGKEKHEEFGLNWMDYGARNYEASIGRWHSIDPKVDKHTSTSPYAYVLNNPIKFIDPDGEDNVIYLVDVGGHKKGKKPDLYEVAKYANFLFKKLKLKTRVAIFKGKAENFNYKFLDKTDAVAFVGNAKKVINHVRKISSKLANSQSVPNQGNFIDEQTNPENSNPGRSTTRDAHVNVIALESERAFNLWREFGFSKASQKNANQTLGFSVVHGAGHLAGFGQRGEYSTSKIHVYNGGVMDDANVIYANRNNGKLPLESLANPQQADNVHYRNAMETHFGRNSAKATYKKNRIDYMKNAANYLKKRHNIK; encoded by the coding sequence TTGGGCAATTTGAGGGTAGCTTTCAGAGAAGGAGAAAAGAAAACTTACCGGGCTGATTTTGACTATTTTAGTGTCCATCAGCAAGCAGGAATTGAGTACGATGAGGTGGTGCGGGTGCCCCACCCAATGGGCAACGGATACGCGGCGAAGCTTGGGGGAAGCACTGCATCGCTGGGCCCCTGGAAAACCCTGAAGGTAAGTAAAGGCGACCGAATATCTTCAGAGGTGTACGCCTACATCAAGGAGGCTTCCAACGAAGGCGAAGGCGGAGAGTTTGGCTTGTTTTTGGGAACGCTGGCGAGGTCTTCTCAATCATCGGGAGAAACCACCCACGCCGAAAACCTCCGGACTTTACAGATAGGTCTACGTTTTACTCCTCCCAACCCAAGTAGTCAAAGCAGCGGTTTGCCCAATGCCTATTTGCGCTACGTGCTGTATGACGAAACGGGCACTAAAGCCTTGCGAAGTGGGCGGGTGTTTGTGACAACGGCGGCCAAGACTCACTGGGAAAGACTGCATTTTGATTATGAGGTGCCAGTCAATGGGGTGCTGCAAATTTATATCGCCAACGAAACCGAAGATGAGCCTGTGTATTTTGATGATATGGTGGTGGAGCATACCCCGCAATTGATTGTACAGGAGAATCATTATTATCCGTTTGGAATGAACCTGCGAGGGATTGAGAAGCAGGGGATGCCGGAGCATAAGTATTTGTATAATGGGAAAGAAAAGCATGAGGAATTTGGCTTGAATTGGATGGATTATGGGGCGAGGAATTATGAGGCGAGCATTGGAAGATGGCATAGCATTGATCCAAAAGTAGATAAACATACATCAACTTCTCCTTATGCTTATGTTTTGAATAACCCTATAAAGTTTATTGATCCTGATGGAGAAGATAATGTTATATATTTGGTAGATGTAGGCGGACACAAAAAAGGAAAGAAGCCCGATTTATATGAAGTCGCCAAATATGCAAATTTTCTATTTAAAAAACTCAAGTTGAAAACGAGAGTAGCTATTTTTAAAGGTAAAGCTGAGAACTTCAATTACAAATTCCTCGACAAAACTGATGCTGTTGCATTTGTAGGAAATGCTAAAAAAGTAATTAATCATGTCCGCAAAATATCCTCAAAACTAGCCAATTCACAATCAGTTCCTAACCAAGGTAACTTTATTGATGAGCAAACTAATCCTGAAAACTCAAATCCGGGTAGATCAACAACTAGAGATGCACATGTAAACGTGATAGCATTAGAATCGGAAAGGGCATTTAATTTGTGGAGGGAGTTTGGATTCTCAAAAGCTAGTCAAAAGAATGCAAATCAGACACTTGGTTTTAGCGTAGTGCATGGAGCAGGGCATCTCGCAGGCTTTGGTCAAAGGGGAGAGTATAGCACTTCTAAGATACATGTTTATAACGGAGGTGTGATGGATGATGCTAATGTCATATATGCGAATCGTAATAACGGTAAACTCCCGCTTGAATCTCTTGCAAATCCACAACAGGCGGATAATGTACATTATAGAAATGCGATGGAGACTCATTTCGGGAGAAATAGTGCTAAAGCCACCTACAAAAAGAACAGGATTGATTATATGAAAAATGCTGCTAATTATCTTAAAAAACGTCATAATATAAAATAG